In the Arachis ipaensis cultivar K30076 chromosome B04, Araip1.1, whole genome shotgun sequence genome, AAGACATTATTTTCCTGCAATCTCTTCCGACTCCAAAATCTCTCTTCCACCCTTTTACTTTCTCTTCCAAATATTGTGGTTGCTAGTTTTGCTGTGTCTATCGCTTCTGAAAATATCTATGTCATCATATATTCGAATAGAAAAATTTCTCATACATCTGAAGGTATTACATTTGTTTGTGATGATCCACTTTGGATAATGATCCCGCCACAAACATCGTTGCAAGAACTGAAAAATTTGATTCTCATGAATACTGGTATGGTTGGAAAAAAGGAAATTACGAAGTTGACTTACAGGATGCCAATTGCAGTAGCCAACTCATTTGTGTATCCGAAAATGCAGATTCAATCTGACCAGCATGTTTCGATGATGCTTTCTTATCATTGTAGCATTGGAAGCATCTATTCATTGAAACTTTGTGTGAATCTTCAAGATATTGGTGGAAGCTCATCTAGTTCTAATAATGTGGAGCAGGTTAGAAATTTTGGATCAGCAAAATTCGTTCCATTTCAGGAGATTGATACGGCTCGTAGTCCTACCTTTAATGCCTTTGTGAGgctggaacaaaatatagaaaatCGACATGCATGTCCTTCCCCTTCCAACGATGTTGCATTCCCAGAAGGTCATGCTGATGGCTTGGCAGACACGTCTGATGAAGATGAGATCGAAGATTTTAGTGGTGACAAAGCAGAAGTTGTTCCTGAAACCCAACTGCTTTTATCGCGAGACGGTTCTTCCAATTCGTGCCGAATCGGGAGGTGTAGCGGGGGGTGGTGGTGTATTCAGCGGCACTCCAGCACACTACCTGTCTTTAAATCTTGGAGCAATGAACTCGACCACTACAGAAAACAGACCGAACAACTATGCTTTGTCGGGTGAGATGGAGCTCGAGATTGGGTTGAAGTTTCTCAATAGAAAAATAGCGATGCTTGCTGTCAAGAACTACAACCTCCGCAGAAGTGCGGAATACAAGGTGGTAGAGTCAGATCAAAGTCAGTATGTATGTCGATGCAAGTAGTTTGGGGACCAATATCGTTGGATGGTACGAGTTGAAAAGACCAAGTCTTCCAGATTTTGGAAAATTCAAAAATACCAAGGGCCTCATAGTTGTTTGACAAGTTCGATGTCGCAAGATCATGCTCAACTTGATAGCAATGTCATCTGCCAACATATATTCCCCATGGTTCACGCTGATGCGACCATTTGCATAAAGGTGTTGCAAGGATCAGTAAAGTCAGCATACGGGTATAAGGTTTCTTACAAGAAGGTTTGGCACGCGAAGCAGAAGGCAATTGCCAAAATTTATGgtgattgggaggagtcatatgACCAGCTACAGAGATATTTCAATGCTCTGCAAACGTTCGTTCCAGGTATAACTTGTAAGTCAAACTTATTGGACTTTATTATTGATGGTGTTTTTAGTTGTTTCTCTGTTTTACTAATTAAGCATATTGATACCAGGGACAATTGTTGACCTACAAATGGGACCGTACTATGTCGACAACACATTGGACCGTGACAATCTCATGTTTCATCCGGTTTTCTAATCGTTTCCGTCGTGTGTTGAAGCCTTCAAGCATTGTAAGCCACTGGTCTCAGTTGACGGAACACACTGTAAGCAAAATGTAACAACGTGCATACTGAATGAGGGCATTATCTGATAAGTCAGGCGAGTCCTGAGCCACTTCAACTTTATGTTGAACTTCGTTGTCCCTACATGGCCAGCTGGAACATCACCCAGAAGTTCTTGACACTATTTCCATATATCTCTTTAGTGGAACTTGCTTCATGACCTCAGAGTACCACTCACAGGCTCGCCATCAATAGGTAACCCTAATTGTATTGCAACATCCTCTAGAGTTATGGTACACTCACCCCAAGGAAGGTGAAATATGTGCATTTCAAGATGCCTTCTTTCGATAAAGGCACTTATCAGTGGATTGTCATACTCGAAATACTTTATTAAAGAAGTATAATAAAATCCTGATCGTCTTAGATAAGGCTCAAGCCTCTGCTGCCTAATTTCCATGCTTGGATTCGCCGGATCTAACGTGAAAACATTAACAAGTGTGCCATGCAGAGTAAGAACACAGGTGGGCTACaataaaaaaacatgaaaaatataattaaaaatactcTTACCAAGATTAAATAACAACAAAATTAGTTCTAACAAGAATACTAATAATATAATTCACTAAACATAATCACTAAAACTAACATTGTGAAGCAAATGTGCGACAATATGAATTTCATCCAACTTATTAAGATTTTCTTCCACGTTACTTCCACTGCtactcattttaattttttttcaaaccaCAATACAATATTACTGCATGTTCGACTTGGTCCCCTCCTCCTTCTCCCCTTTTATATTCAACCAACCCCCTACACCTCTGTCCATGGCCACCTAGCTTAACTAGTGCATGCTCGTATGGAGACTGGTGTTCActgaaatttgcatctttgaatGACGGGTCGCCATTTCGTGGTCGCCAGCTACAGTATGCCCAATTCGTGTTCGCCGCCAATGAGTTGCTCCATTTCGCTGCTGCTGCATCTGATTTGGGCCACTTCACAAGCGCCCATTCACGACGTCATCCAATTCGTGGTCGCCAGCATTGGATTGGGTGATCAATCCTTCAGTCTGCCATGTCAGACCCATTTTGCGGCCGCTGCCCTTGAATTGACACCTTTTTCAATTTTGCGGGTGCTTCACCTGAAATGGCCATGCACATTTTCATCAAGCTTTCTTCCCCTGCGTATTTTGGGAATTaatgtattatttatttaaataaaaaagctcAAGAAAACTTCACTAAGGAAAAAAGCTTAAACAATTACTAGAAAGAGAGAATATCAAACTCACAACAAAGAGTAGGGATAAAAATAGGATAGGGTAAGCTTCACCCTTATCAGGTTAGTTTTGTAATGTATTTAAGTTAGACATATAGTTTATTATGGACCTTTTTTTATAGTATGTTTAATTATTTTACTGATTCTtatagttttattaaaattttaattaagtttttatatttttaattgaatttttatatcatattaaattttgtaattaaatctcTACCATtacaaaaatattagaattaattgaatattttgttaaataaaataaaatatttattcaaGTATTAGGCATATTCAtttt is a window encoding:
- the LOC107636702 gene encoding uncharacterized protein LOC107636702; translation: MIPPQTSLQELKNLILMNTGMVGKKEITKLTYRMPIAVANSFVYPKMQIQSDQHVSMMLSYHCSIGSIYSLKLCVNLQDIGGSSSSSNNVEQVRNFGSAKFVPFQEIDTARSPTFNAFVRLEQNIENRHACPSPSNDVAFPEGHADGLADTSDEDEIEDFSGDKAEVVPETQLLLSRDENRPNNYALSGEMELEIGLKFLNRKIAMLAVKNYNLRRSAEYKVVESDQSQYVCRCK